The following is a genomic window from Prevotella sp. E13-17.
ATTTATGTTGCCATTCTTGTCATAGGAAACTGAAACAGAATAATTGCGTGATTTGTCCGCTTTTGTATTTTCTCCATAGCTTGCTCCTACCATTCTGTTTAGACCATCATAGGTATAGTCATAATAACTTGAGCCACATTGCATCCTACTAATATTGCCATTATAACAATGGGGACCCTCACCTTCCGTATAATACAATTTCATATCAAAGGCATTACCACTAATATCTGTCAAGGCACCACGGATGTTATAAGCATAGTTGATTACCAAAGCATTCTGGCCATGAGTCAATTGGGATACATTTCCCAATTCATCATACTGATATGAAGAGATAACTATAGGCTCATTATTGTTATAGGTCAACGACACCTGCTTCAGCCTGTCACCTATTGGGTAATACTCATAATTATATTGCAGTCGATTAGCTATTCCATTTCTTGTTACTCTTTGAATAACACGCAGTGGTTTATCCGTAAATGTATATTTGGTCTTCGTTTCCTCAATAGCTCCATTGAGCAGCATGCGACGACGCTCTATGACACGCCCTCTGTCATCATAGTAAATAGCAGAAAAAAGCATATCGTTTTCAGACGTCATAGTAGCATGGCCTGTCAAAAGGCCTCTGGCCTTGGCATAATCCAGCCGCTTTAGATCCGAAATGAAATTCCCATGCGGAAAGCCGTCATGTTCTCCAAGAAAGGTATAGTCGTCATAATAGTCAACCTTCTCAATGGTAATCGTTCCCATGTCGTTTCTCATTGGAATAGTATAGCCTATTTCCTCCACGGAGTTACCAATTAGTCGCGTATTCGTGTTATAAACGCCCGACTGGGGTATCTGTGTACAAAGCCCTTGAACAACCATACGCCCGAAATAGTCATAGAGATAAAACCTATACCGTCCAAGTCCCTTTAGTACACCGTCCTGCATATAGGCCACACGGTCACAACGATCGTACCAATATTGTATCATATCACAGCCTGGCAACTTTTTCTTAATGCAACGATCCTTGGCATCATACTCATACAGATAGCAGTAAGCATCAAAGTCATTGGTTTCCTGATACATGGGGGGCAACACACGTCTGAGACAGCGTTTTCTATCATATACATAATAGGTATCATTGGTTCCATCCCGACGTTCCAGAACTACATTGCCATAGAGATCCTTGAATATCTGAACTCGTTTTCCATCCTCATCCTCACTCGTCTCAACAGTAAGGCTGCCACTTTCATAATGGCCATTCTTAGCCAACCACGGAGAAGAGGACAGTAACGTATAGCGGATAACATCGGAAGCAGAATTGGTGGAATACGACTTCTTTGCGTAGTGATTTGTTGTCCACATGTCGGTACCAGCCCTCGTAATGGCTGTGACACGTCCTAACGGGTCATACTCTGTTTGGGAATAGCCGTAACCATCATTATAAGTATTATATGAAGCATTAGTAAAATCTGGGAGATAATTCATTCCCTGTCCTCCAACACTCGGCAGCCAGAGTTTATTTTCACGACCTAGAACATCGTATTCTTGAAGTTCATAAACATAATTTCCTGTTGTTCCCAAGCCATTAGATGCTTTTTGGGAAGGACGCCCCAAACCGTCATAGAACTGGACTCCTGTCACTTGCCTTGAATCAGCAGAATCCAAGGAAATGATTGTCTTCACGAAGTTGTTATCATACACCTGCCCCATAATGATCTTCGAAATCATTAAGAAGGCCATAACTGTTACTATTCTATGTTTCATTGCTTTCATTTCCTATAGTTATACTCAAAACGTTTCAACTGAAGGCCATTACCGTCCTTTATGCCTATCAGGCGACCCAATCTGTCGTAGTCATATAATAATGTAAAGCCATTAGGGTCGGTCTCTGAGGTCATGAGGCCAGAACTGCTATAGGTATAGGAAGTAACGTGCTGATTGGTTGTGGTCCGATAGTTCTTGAAGTATTGCAGCAGATAGTCCTTGTCAAACTGTCTTTGGTCATCCACAGAGGGGTTTTTCGAAGGATTGCCCACTGCCTTGGCTAGCAGCCAACTGTCATTGGCAATCCAAGACAATGTCACGACTGGTTTCCCCGTCTCCTGATACTGCTGTAACATACCAGTAGGTGTATATGCGAGATACGAGACTATTGTATCTGGATTGAACACGTCTTTGTATTCCAATTCATATTTAGGCAGAATCTGTTTTTCTTTACCGTTAAATCTGTCAAATACAGTTTGTCGTTTATACATAATACCGCCATTCCTAAATATTCTTATTCCTATCGGTGCTAGAAAAAACTGTTTACTAGATAGCTCCTTAGTCAATGAATCGGTACTATTATATGCATACAGATAATCTATATAATGTGTATCGTTTTTACGTTTCACTTCTTCACCAATCGTCCGCCTGATATCCACTTTGGAGGTCTTTACACCATGCTGCACATTAAGAGTCCAATCACTTCGACTGTACTCATGCGTTTCTACCAGAGGCGAGTCTCCATCGTATGTCGTTGTAATCTCCCTTATAACATCATATTTCGGGTAGAACAGTTTATAGATGCCACCATAATAGAAGTTAAATGCGGTAGAATTACCAAAAGTCTGCCAACCAATATTTGACGTAAGCACATATCTATTCTCTATTTTGTCCGAACGATATTTATAATCGGTCTTCTTGCATAATTTGTTTGATCCATCATATATTTCCTCAGAAAGCAGATGACCTCTGTAAAAACCTCGTTCGCTATACTCGTCATAAATGCTTGCAGTATTGTGAGGCGATACAGGGTCCGGAAGCAAGTCGTGTGCTGCCGAGATATTTGAGTATCTGTACACATGCTTTGTGCCATCCCCAAATGTTTCCGTTACACAACTATAGCCAAGACTGGGACCGAAGGAATTAGATAGCGGTACAATGGAAGTCGTACGGAATTCGGTTAGTGTAGTACTGGGATTGTCACTTGCCGATTGTCTCAACACCATATTTGGCCAATAGTATTTTGGTTTGGCAAACAACTCGCCACTTGATTTTCCCGTAGAGGGATCATTATAGCTGAAAGTTCGCTGCTGTAATATATGTACATCTGTCGAATCCTCATATTCCGTAATCCTTTTAATTCTCAATCCACCTGCCATCTCTGGTGTGGACAGGGTAACAGTCTCCTGCCGATTGTCTGACATGTACTTCATGTAATCGTTCTGTTCATACTCAAGCTTAGTATGCCCCCCTGTCGGGTAGATGATGTCTGTCATGCTTCCGTATCTTGTATATATTGCAGACGGAGTACGCTGATTATAGAAATTCTCGAATTCTTCATCATTGGTTGGAAGTTTATATGCCACTCCACGATAATACCCCCAGTGATCTACCGCTTTAGTAAGAAAGTCTGCTGGTAGTTTGTCGTAATTATCATACAAGAATCTGTATTCGCCATAAAGCGCATTTGCGCTATCATAAAAATACCTGTCATCCATAATCTTAATGCCATTCAGATGCATACGACTATTGAAATCATAGTCAAAACGATAGACGAGATGGCCTCCTGTATCGCCGGAACCAAGCGAGATGCTCACGGCATCCAATTGCTTTAGGCGTGTCCTCAGTAATGGGTTATTATAGTTTTCTACCTCATAACCACGATACTGATACATCTTTATACCACCATCTTCAGTCTGCAAATAATAGAAAGGCAGGTTTAAATTATTTATGTTATTATATTCTTGTTGCCACTTAGTCATATAACTATGAAGGACACTATATACAGGAATATATAAAGAGTCCATATAATCATCTGATAAAAAGGAAGAAACAAAGCGCACAGTTCTTCCATCCATTGCTTTTATGGACTTTAAATATATGGGAGATATGAGATCGCCACTACTTTCAAACTGGGAGTAAAATGAAGACTGGGAGTCGTTTATTGAGCCAAATAGCCAAGGTGCTCCGAGCTTTGCATTTGAAGAATAGGTAAAACATCTAGCTGAGTAAAAGAACTGTGCTATAAACTTTCCTCTTTCATAGCTGAAGGAGAACAGTTCATTTCCCATACGGTCTACTATCTTCTTGAGATACCAACTATTAGCTGTCCAGGGGATGAAATCCTCCTTGGAACTCATATGAAAGAAAGGGACATTATATTCTATATAGGAACTATCACCACCAAAATGGTATTCGGTTCCATTTTCATCCCGCAATACAAATCCTTTTATCGTTTCTGGTTGATACGTTTGCAAGTTGCTACTAGGATATTTATCTATAAACGGTCGTGCATAATTGTCCTGATCTTCCACATCAAATATCACCTCAATATTCCGGTCGCAGGAAACATTCCACTGTCCATCACTGCCGAGAAAGAAACGGCCTGATATGCCAAGGAAATTAAAATAGAAAATATCTGGAGCGAAATCTGAATACCCCCGAAAAATAGAGTCTCTTAGATTCCTATGATACTCATCTTTCCCTTCTTTTTCCAATATGTCCTTGAGGCGACCGTATGTATGAAAATAGTTTGATACAGGATAAGCTAGACTACCCTTCGGATAAACATACTCGTCATAACGTCCCTGGACTTGCCGAGTTATCACCCCCGTAGCATTCAGTGTCCAATTATAGCCCGTCCATCCAGGCAAACTATTAAGCAACACGCCCGAAGGCTCGTATTGCATGGTGATAGGCAGAGTCACATCCCTTACTTTCAGCTCATACAATGGTATTGATATGTTGGGCCTACCTGTATAATAAGAAACTGGAACTGTTCCAAATCGGCCAAGATCAGAAGCATTAGGAGAGGGAATATCTCCTGGAATACGGTTTTGTCCCCACAAGTGAGACATAACAAATACAATTGACAGCAATAAATATATACGTTTCATTTTATGTTTATCTTTTGGCTATAGATTCTTCCGTTTAGGTTTATATAGAGAATGTATTGTCCTTTTCGAAGGGAAGAACAATCAATTAACACCTCTTGGGTTCCTGCATATAGGGTATAAGATTCGCTTTTATGCATAACTCCCATTAGGTCTGCTATTATGAAATGGGCATTGGCGGATTGGCCAAGTTCGAAACCAATAATTAAATAACCATTATTATTGGTCACTGTATAGTTGGGGTATGAATTGTCTGAATCACGAGGATTTTCTTCTTCTTTTTCATCTTCATCATTTGATGCCTTCTCATAGTTCCTGTATGCAACTTGACTAAAGGCATAAGGGCTGGCATCAGCATAATACGTCGTAGAATGAATCTCATATACTGGATTTTGCTCACCTTCTACATACCATCTGTAACTTTCGGATATCTCCTGTTGTCCGCTATCCTCATCATTTGCACATGAATCCACATTCTGACGTATAGCTGTTGTGGTTATGGTGTATATTCGGAGGACATTCTCCAAGGTGTCTCCTTTAGCCAGAATCAGCTTCCCATAACCATCAACTTCCATGGAAACTGTTCCAAAGCGCTTCATATAGTGCCGTCCGCAGTATTGTCCTTCACCATAAAAGTTTGAAACATACTTCTCGCCATATTCAGAAGGGACTTTTGAAACAAATTTAGGGGTCATATAGTCTATATGGTATAGCGGAGTCTCTTCCCGCAACAAGAACAAAGAATCCTCACTCTGGTGGAATGTACTCACCTTTCCCTTTTCCATACGCACAAAGGAGGTGTCTGTCTCTAAGAAGTCACGACAGCTGTATACATGGCGTGTCTTAACATGACTGAAATCCCAAAGTCGGGATGGACCTTTACTACCAGCATCGCAATAAGTCACTTCATCCTTGTTAATATCTGGATTTTCCATTAATAAATCTACCTGTCCAAAAGAATCCAGGGAAACCAGACAACAAGTAAAAAACAAAAGAAAAATATTCTTTACCATTGAAAATTATATTTGTTAGCGCTGCAAATATAGAAAAAACATTAGATTATTCTATCATAAAAACACAATTATTAATAAGTCAAAATAAGTCAAAAGCCCCCAAAAAGATATCCTAAAATTCTATATTTCAAAGCGTTATAAAAATAATAAGTCAAAATAAGTCAAAATGATTATTGATTAATAATTCGACACAAAATAACATGTTTTGCACCACTTTCCTCAAAAATGTATAAGAGACCCCCAACCCTCCCGAGGGAGGGGGTATGGTGCTTACTGGGCACTTTTATCTCACTGTTATGATAAACATCCTTAATGAGAAAGATATTGTGGTGCCATTGTGTAGGTTTTGCATTGCAATAGTGTAGGTTTTGCGATGCAATACCTTTGCTTTTGCGATGCAATACCTTTGCTTTTGCGATGCAATTCGGTAAGTTTTACTCCGCATCCAGCCCCTGGAAAGGTCATTTCTAGGGGCTGGACGCGGTCAGTCCAGGGGCTAGAAACAGGCGTTCCAGGGGCTGGAATAGAAACAATTGTTTTGGTTTTAGACTTTAGAACCGACCGTTCTATACCTTAGAACTGCCACTCTTGGCCTTCAAAAGGGATGCTAAAGATACCACAAAAGATAGTAATAAAAAAAGAGCAAGCCTCGAAATGCTTGCTCTTTCATATTGGATGGATGATAACTGATTAGTATTTCAAAATCTGTCCGGGCATCAAGCGCACCTTGGTGCTGATGCGGTTCAGCTTGCAGATGGCATTCACCGAGGTGCGATGCTTGCGAGCAATGGCCGAAAGGGTCTCGCCCTTTGCCACTTTGTGATAGCGAGCCGACTGCACCTCACGGTTCTGGCGCTTGCTGGCCGTCGCATTGTTCATGTTCTCCTCGAGACCATCGCCACCACGATACTCACCACCGGTGCCACGCAGACGAGTGGCCTGAGCCGACTCGGCATTGTAGGTGCTCTTGCGGAAGAGGTAGGTATCGCCTGTGACGTCCTGATTGCGGAAGTCGAACATCAGCGCTGGGTTCAGGGCTACACCACAAAGACGGGTCTCGAAGTGCAGGTGTGAACCAGTGCTGCGACCGGTGTTGCCGCCCAAACCGATAGGATCGCCAGCGCGCACCTCTTGGTTCTCGGCAACCAGATGTTTAGACATGTGACCGTAGATGGTCTCCAGTCCGTTAGCGTGGCGAATGACCACGTATTTGCCATAGCCCTTAGGCTCATAGCGTACGATACGCACCTTACCGGTAAATGCAGCACGGATGGTGTCGCCAATGTACACCTTGATATCCAGTCCTTTGTGCTGACGGCCCCAACGGGCACCGAAATTAGAGGTGATGATGCGGCTGTTGGTTGGCATGCAGAAGTCTCGCAGGTTGATGCGGAACGAGTCGGGCAACTGTGTTGCCTGATGGGCATAGCGGTTGTTCCAATCGTTGTAGAGGCTGGCTGCGGGCGACTCGTAAACTTCGTAGTCGAGCATGCGCTGCAGTGCTATAGAGTCTATAGCTCTCATCTTGCGATCAATAGGTGCCTGACTGGCCAACAGATCTTGACCAGCAGCGGGAATCACAGAGATGGAAGCTAATGCCACAAGGGCTATTTTTTTTATAGTCTTAAACATTCTTTCTTGATTAGTAAAGTTATGTGTACAAAAAGTTACGCTGCAAAGTTACAAAAAAAATTCTTTTACTCCCAAACAAACACGGTATCTTTTGGGGTCTTTTAACATAAAAAGCGCATTTTTACACTATTTCGCGTATAGAATTAATCCTTTTTGACTGATATTTGCCTGACTTTGAGGCACATCGCACTCGCTGAGCATACGCAACTGTTTGATCACGTTGCCCGTCTTATCGTGGCGCGGACCAATGCCCCGCGTCTGTGTCATGGGATAGATGCAGCCTCGCAGGAAACGGCCGTTTTCATCGATGCCCACCACCACCAAGGGGGCCTGTCCGGATATGCCGACAAGACTTACATTATACGGGGTGCAGAAGTTGCCCAGACTATAGGCAATGAAGCGGTCCTTATAGACCTCGATGGCACGCATCACATGAGGGCCGTGGCCATAGACGATGTCGGCGCCATGGTCAATGCAGAAGTGTGCCAGCTCACGAATAGAGCCACGATTCTCGCCCAAGAAGGATTCGGGGCCATTGGGAAGATGACACTTGTCGCGCCCCTCGGCACCGCCATGGAACGACACGATGACGATGTCGCACGTGCTGACCAGCGAGTCAACGATGCGGGCCACATTGTTAAAATCGATGTGGCGCACGGTGTAGTGGTTATGACCGAAAGCACAAAGACCTATTTTCCGGCCATGACGCTGCAAGACGACACATTCCCTACGCCCGGCAATGCCGGAATAGAGGATGCCCTGCTCGTCGAGGCAGCGCTCGGTAGATTCGATGCCCTCCAGTCCGAAGTCGTTGGCATGGTTGTTGGCCATGCTCAGGTAGTCGAAACCGGCCTCCCTAAGCCGGGGAGCATACTTGGTGGGCATGCGAAAGGAATAGCTGCCAGGGCCCCCGCTCTTGGTGCTGGTGCCACCATCGCAGAGCACACCTTCGAGGTTGCCCACGGCCAAGTCGGCCCGTTGCAGAATGGATTTAGAGTCTTTGAAGAGATTGGCACCATCGTTGGCAGGGAGCATCACGGAAGGATGGGTCGTGCCCATCATGATGTCGCCAACCATAGCGACCGTTAAAGTGTCAGCATGGCTGCTCAGCAAGCTGGCAGCCATGACAGTAAGGGTGGTAAAGATCGATTTTATCATATTCTTATTGTGCACTACTGCACACGGCGTACGCCTACGAAGCGGCGGCTATAATAGCCATCGGTCGATTTGCTGACCTTCACGCCATCTTTCGTGCTGGCATGAATGAAGGTGAACACCTGTGTGACAGGATCGTAATCGATGACGATACCCACATGGCCCACACCTCGACCCGAGCGGGGACTGGTGAAGAACACGAGGTCGCCGGGCTGCATCTCGCTGCGCTTCACAGGGATGTTACGCGCATACTGGTCGCGAGAAGAGTTGCCGATATTCATATTGTTCTGACGATAGACGTAGCTGGTGAAGCCTGAACAGTCGAAGGTATTGGGGCCCTTGCTGCCAAGACGATAGCGGGCACCAAGGTGCTTATAGGCCTCGTTCATGAGGTTGTCTATCATCGTTCCGTCGTATTTGAAGGATTCTTTGCCATTATAGAGGAAGTCGAAGTTGTCTATCTCTTCGTCGGCGCCCACTTCATACACGTCCTCCACCTCACTCATGGCTTCTTCGAGGGTCAGGGGTTGTGACTTAGTGGTCTGTCCGAACACGGCTGTGACGGATAATGAGAAACTAAAAATGGTGCAAAATATAAGTTTATTCATTCTCTATAAATTAATCGAGCTTACGGTTGTTTTGGGCTATGCTGGATGCAAAGATAATAAATAAAAATGAGAAAAACATACAGAAACACGACAAATTAATAAGACTTAACATCTTTTAGTTTATTCATTTTCTGCATGTTAGGAAATGGCTGCCCAGTTGATATTCGTTTTACGCAACTGTTTCAGGCGATCCCACAACAGTTGAAACTTGGGCGACTGACAGGTGGGATCCTCGTCGATGATAGCCTGTGCGGTGTCGCGTGCCATCTGCACGATTTGTCCGTCGCGGGCAATGTCGGCTATCTTCAGATCGAAGGCCATGCCACTCTGCTGGGTTCCCTCCAGATCGCCGGGGCCACGCAGTTTCAAGTCGGCTTCGGCAATACGGAAGCCGTCGTTGGTCTCGCACATGATGTCGATGCGCTTGCGGGTGTCCTCGCTGAGTTTATAAGTGGTGACGAGGATGCAATACGACTGATCGGCACCACGACCCACCCTGCCTCTGAGCTGATGCAGTTGCGAAAGGCCGAAACGCTGAGCATCAAGGATGACCATAACCGAGGCATTGGGCACGTTGACGCCTACCTCGATGACGGTGGTGGCAACGAGAATCTGTGTCTCGCCACTGACAAACTTCTGCATTTCGTCTTCCTTCTCCTTGGCTTTCATCTTGCCATGGACGCGACTCAGGCGGAACTCGGGGAAGGCCTGGCGCAGCACCTCGAACCCCTGTTCCAGATTTTTCAGATCAATCTTCTCGCTCTCCTCGATGAGCGGGAACACGATATAGACCTGACGCCCC
Proteins encoded in this region:
- a CDS encoding T9SS type A sorting domain-containing protein, which encodes MVKNIFLLFFTCCLVSLDSFGQVDLLMENPDINKDEVTYCDAGSKGPSRLWDFSHVKTRHVYSCRDFLETDTSFVRMEKGKVSTFHQSEDSLFLLREETPLYHIDYMTPKFVSKVPSEYGEKYVSNFYGEGQYCGRHYMKRFGTVSMEVDGYGKLILAKGDTLENVLRIYTITTTAIRQNVDSCANDEDSGQQEISESYRWYVEGEQNPVYEIHSTTYYADASPYAFSQVAYRNYEKASNDEDEKEEENPRDSDNSYPNYTVTNNNGYLIIGFELGQSANAHFIIADLMGVMHKSESYTLYAGTQEVLIDCSSLRKGQYILYINLNGRIYSQKINIK
- a CDS encoding M23 family metallopeptidase; translated protein: MFKTIKKIALVALASISVIPAAGQDLLASQAPIDRKMRAIDSIALQRMLDYEVYESPAASLYNDWNNRYAHQATQLPDSFRINLRDFCMPTNSRIITSNFGARWGRQHKGLDIKVYIGDTIRAAFTGKVRIVRYEPKGYGKYVVIRHANGLETIYGHMSKHLVAENQEVRAGDPIGLGGNTGRSTGSHLHFETRLCGVALNPALMFDFRNQDVTGDTYLFRKSTYNAESAQATRLRGTGGEYRGGDGLEENMNNATASKRQNREVQSARYHKVAKGETLSAIARKHRTSVNAICKLNRISTKVRLMPGQILKY
- a CDS encoding RHS repeat domain-containing protein; translation: MKRIYLLLSIVFVMSHLWGQNRIPGDIPSPNASDLGRFGTVPVSYYTGRPNISIPLYELKVRDVTLPITMQYEPSGVLLNSLPGWTGYNWTLNATGVITRQVQGRYDEYVYPKGSLAYPVSNYFHTYGRLKDILEKEGKDEYHRNLRDSIFRGYSDFAPDIFYFNFLGISGRFFLGSDGQWNVSCDRNIEVIFDVEDQDNYARPFIDKYPSSNLQTYQPETIKGFVLRDENGTEYHFGGDSSYIEYNVPFFHMSSKEDFIPWTANSWYLKKIVDRMGNELFSFSYERGKFIAQFFYSARCFTYSSNAKLGAPWLFGSINDSQSSFYSQFESSGDLISPIYLKSIKAMDGRTVRFVSSFLSDDYMDSLYIPVYSVLHSYMTKWQQEYNNINNLNLPFYYLQTEDGGIKMYQYRGYEVENYNNPLLRTRLKQLDAVSISLGSGDTGGHLVYRFDYDFNSRMHLNGIKIMDDRYFYDSANALYGEYRFLYDNYDKLPADFLTKAVDHWGYYRGVAYKLPTNDEEFENFYNQRTPSAIYTRYGSMTDIIYPTGGHTKLEYEQNDYMKYMSDNRQETVTLSTPEMAGGLRIKRITEYEDSTDVHILQQRTFSYNDPSTGKSSGELFAKPKYYWPNMVLRQSASDNPSTTLTEFRTTSIVPLSNSFGPSLGYSCVTETFGDGTKHVYRYSNISAAHDLLPDPVSPHNTASIYDEYSERGFYRGHLLSEEIYDGSNKLCKKTDYKYRSDKIENRYVLTSNIGWQTFGNSTAFNFYYGGIYKLFYPKYDVIREITTTYDGDSPLVETHEYSRSDWTLNVQHGVKTSKVDIRRTIGEEVKRKNDTHYIDYLYAYNSTDSLTKELSSKQFFLAPIGIRIFRNGGIMYKRQTVFDRFNGKEKQILPKYELEYKDVFNPDTIVSYLAYTPTGMLQQYQETGKPVVTLSWIANDSWLLAKAVGNPSKNPSVDDQRQFDKDYLLQYFKNYRTTTNQHVTSYTYSSSGLMTSETDPNGFTLLYDYDRLGRLIGIKDGNGLQLKRFEYNYRK
- a CDS encoding RHS repeat domain-containing protein, which codes for MKAMKHRIVTVMAFLMISKIIMGQVYDNNFVKTIISLDSADSRQVTGVQFYDGLGRPSQKASNGLGTTGNYVYELQEYDVLGRENKLWLPSVGGQGMNYLPDFTNASYNTYNDGYGYSQTEYDPLGRVTAITRAGTDMWTTNHYAKKSYSTNSASDVIRYTLLSSSPWLAKNGHYESGSLTVETSEDEDGKRVQIFKDLYGNVVLERRDGTNDTYYVYDRKRCLRRVLPPMYQETNDFDAYCYLYEYDAKDRCIKKKLPGCDMIQYWYDRCDRVAYMQDGVLKGLGRYRFYLYDYFGRMVVQGLCTQIPQSGVYNTNTRLIGNSVEEIGYTIPMRNDMGTITIEKVDYYDDYTFLGEHDGFPHGNFISDLKRLDYAKARGLLTGHATMTSENDMLFSAIYYDDRGRVIERRRMLLNGAIEETKTKYTFTDKPLRVIQRVTRNGIANRLQYNYEYYPIGDRLKQVSLTYNNNEPIVISSYQYDELGNVSQLTHGQNALVINYAYNIRGALTDISGNAFDMKLYYTEGEGPHCYNGNISRMQCGSSYYDYTYDGLNRMVGASYGENTKADKSRNYSVSVSYDKNGNINMLNRKGLFVKKKKNSFLEPCYAPVDELYFTYDGNQLRSVADSIDVSSYKGSVHFMDSNDSPIEYEYDENGNMTKDLNKNILSITYNSLNLPQKVLFRDKQYSKYVYNSDGEKMKAIYFTPFPREVVNPVPDDTVIARPPIHGGRVNAKRRVEIFPSTPSPEMGTHDSIVYCGNFIYSNQRLEQVLFDGGYMTLDSLGLPHYHFYQHDHLGSVRAVVDENGKTEHLDEYYPFGATYVQESAPNNRRYKYNGKELDRMHGLNLLDYGARWYDPLLGRFTTMDPLCEKYFSISPYAYCANNPVNYVDPDGRKIKIRKSNQKQVLGYINKIAQGNFSVDKKGYLYLSKPSSTKGFSSTYTKSLGRAIKNNKNTIYIFIDDYYLDEKGQRKNISRKGEGATKEYANGDISVVISGESYNNLVDKDGEPISDGPEYILAHEIAGHAEPRLNKAENEDVVNAVEVENAIRRETNEKERKKDPNHVQ
- a CDS encoding C40 family peptidase, coding for MNKLIFCTIFSFSLSVTAVFGQTTKSQPLTLEEAMSEVEDVYEVGADEEIDNFDFLYNGKESFKYDGTMIDNLMNEAYKHLGARYRLGSKGPNTFDCSGFTSYVYRQNNMNIGNSSRDQYARNIPVKRSEMQPGDLVFFTSPRSGRGVGHVGIVIDYDPVTQVFTFIHASTKDGVKVSKSTDGYYSRRFVGVRRVQ
- a CDS encoding CapA family protein, with the translated sequence MIKSIFTTLTVMAASLLSSHADTLTVAMVGDIMMGTTHPSVMLPANDGANLFKDSKSILQRADLAVGNLEGVLCDGGTSTKSGGPGSYSFRMPTKYAPRLREAGFDYLSMANNHANDFGLEGIESTERCLDEQGILYSGIAGRRECVVLQRHGRKIGLCAFGHNHYTVRHIDFNNVARIVDSLVSTCDIVIVSFHGGAEGRDKCHLPNGPESFLGENRGSIRELAHFCIDHGADIVYGHGPHVMRAIEVYKDRFIAYSLGNFCTPYNVSLVGISGQAPLVVVGIDENGRFLRGCIYPMTQTRGIGPRHDKTGNVIKQLRMLSECDVPQSQANISQKGLILYAK